One part of the Dyadobacter sp. 676 genome encodes these proteins:
- a CDS encoding TolC family protein encodes MKHSQYHPVPSQFPPGNAHSPESFTHRLFKKTWPALLMLALAYIPVHAQQIRLHEALEQGKGNFPFLKAKLAEIRSAENRIKSVKTDYLPAFIVQDQYTYGTSNSVAGAFLPNEGSALSPSGGIRPENHYTGTFGSFTTAMVDWKVFNFGKVNAHVNAARADLARSQADYENELFQHQVKIIDAYLLLLINQKLVDAQRQNLERATVFKRVTDAAVSSGMRPGVDSSLAAAEYAKAQLLLLESQRAEKAQRLRFSELTGELRDSIQVDTMGFYSQLPASPGETASFLKNPALKFSQAQIDASLARSMAVKRSYLPSISLVGAGWGRGSGVSNKDDSFRTDFGSGVKYQVYNYLFGVSTRWNLTGIFRARNDYRAEQFQVERFKSLYRTQQLQLDRQARESEMQFQLSLAQARLTPVQLAAAQRAFNQAEARYQSGMTDLFTLAQSVNALNRAEVDKFVTNGNAWRSLLLKAAAAGDLSMFLNQVTQ; translated from the coding sequence ATGAAGCACTCCCAGTATCACCCCGTTCCCAGTCAGTTTCCGCCGGGAAATGCGCATTCACCGGAAAGTTTCACACACCGGCTCTTTAAAAAAACATGGCCTGCGCTATTGATGCTCGCGCTCGCGTACATTCCCGTGCACGCACAGCAGATCAGGCTGCACGAGGCGCTCGAACAGGGGAAAGGCAACTTCCCTTTTCTTAAAGCCAAACTGGCCGAAATCCGCAGCGCCGAAAACCGTATCAAATCCGTCAAAACCGACTATCTGCCCGCGTTTATCGTGCAGGACCAGTATACCTACGGCACAAGTAACAGCGTAGCCGGCGCATTCCTGCCCAACGAGGGCAGCGCATTGTCACCGTCCGGCGGTATCCGCCCCGAAAACCACTACACCGGCACGTTTGGCAGCTTCACGACGGCCATGGTGGACTGGAAGGTTTTCAATTTCGGGAAGGTAAATGCCCACGTCAATGCCGCCCGGGCAGATTTGGCCCGCAGCCAGGCCGATTATGAAAATGAACTGTTTCAGCATCAGGTCAAGATTATCGATGCTTACCTGTTATTGTTAATTAATCAAAAACTCGTCGACGCGCAGCGACAGAACCTTGAAAGAGCTACCGTTTTCAAACGTGTGACGGACGCCGCCGTGAGTTCCGGCATGCGGCCCGGCGTCGACAGCTCCCTTGCCGCGGCGGAATATGCCAAAGCACAATTGCTTTTACTGGAAAGTCAGCGCGCCGAAAAGGCACAGCGCCTGCGTTTCTCGGAACTGACCGGCGAATTGCGCGACAGCATTCAGGTGGATACGATGGGTTTCTATTCCCAATTGCCCGCCTCACCCGGCGAAACAGCCTCATTCCTTAAAAACCCGGCATTGAAATTCTCGCAGGCACAAATCGACGCTTCGCTGGCCCGCAGTATGGCCGTGAAACGGTCGTACCTGCCGTCCATTTCGCTGGTAGGGGCGGGATGGGGACGCGGCTCGGGCGTTTCGAACAAAGACGATTCCTTCCGCACCGACTTCGGTAGCGGGGTCAAATACCAGGTTTACAATTATTTATTCGGCGTTTCTACCCGCTGGAATCTGACCGGAATCTTCAGGGCGAGAAACGATTACCGGGCGGAGCAATTCCAGGTCGAGCGTTTCAAATCACTATACCGTACACAACAACTCCAGCTCGACCGCCAGGCGCGTGAATCGGAAATGCAGTTCCAGCTTTCGCTCGCACAGGCACGCCTCACGCCCGTGCAGCTCGCGGCCGCGCAACGGGCATTCAACCAGGCCGAAGCACGCTACCAGAGCGGCATGACCGACCTTTTCACACTGGCACAAAGCGTGAACGCATTAAACCGCGCCGAGGTCGACAAATTCGTAACCAACGGCAACGCGTGGCGCTCGCTCCTGCTGAAAGCCGCCGCCGCCGGTGATCTAAGCATGTTCTTAAATCAAGTAACCCAGTGA
- a CDS encoding HAMP domain-containing sensor histidine kinase, with the protein MKLLEKASRIYLMASLLIYAAVGIAFFWIIKSMIYDEVESRLMVEKQDFETYIRSNDTWTSNSYFVENKIEVVPVYGKFKNEVVFTDTLISNRYDGTADPFRQLTFYTLIGGSPYRVSIRKSMIESYKLIEAISVAMIAFLALLLVSTFLFHRVLSGKLWKPFYDSLARIKDFDWTKNKPLETVRSEITEFNELGDVMEKMASKMQHDYRSLREFTENASHEIQTPLALINARVEQFIQSKDLGEDHTYWIEEIYHAARRMSRLNQGLLLLAKIENQQFTGQEDLDLWELALNKLKDFEDILQHKDILLTVQSTGSFRKVMSPALAEILLTNLINNAIRHNYPGGKLLLESGTDYLLVSNTGNPLKSDPERLFERFKKESAGAESLGLGLAIVKQICDSCDLRISYRYEEPIHSIKITG; encoded by the coding sequence TTGAAACTCCTCGAAAAAGCCAGCCGCATTTACCTGATGGCCTCGCTGCTGATTTACGCAGCCGTCGGGATCGCCTTTTTCTGGATCATCAAATCGATGATCTACGACGAGGTGGAAAGCAGGTTGATGGTTGAAAAGCAGGACTTCGAAACGTACATCCGCAGTAACGATACCTGGACCAGCAATTCTTATTTTGTCGAAAACAAGATCGAAGTGGTGCCGGTGTACGGCAAGTTCAAAAACGAGGTCGTATTCACCGACACGCTTATCAGCAACCGATACGACGGGACCGCCGACCCGTTCCGGCAGCTTACCTTTTACACTTTAATCGGCGGCTCGCCCTACCGGGTCAGTATCCGGAAGTCGATGATCGAGTCGTATAAGCTGATCGAGGCTATTTCTGTGGCTATGATTGCATTCCTGGCATTGCTGCTGGTAAGTACGTTTCTTTTTCACCGCGTGCTGTCGGGCAAGCTCTGGAAACCGTTTTACGATTCCCTTGCCAGGATCAAGGATTTCGACTGGACCAAAAACAAGCCGCTGGAAACCGTACGGAGCGAAATTACGGAGTTCAACGAGCTGGGGGATGTAATGGAAAAAATGGCTTCGAAAATGCAGCACGATTACCGGAGCCTGCGGGAGTTTACCGAAAATGCCTCTCATGAAATACAGACGCCGCTTGCACTGATCAATGCAAGAGTGGAGCAGTTCATTCAGTCGAAAGACCTCGGTGAGGACCATACCTACTGGATCGAGGAGATTTATCATGCCGCCCGGAGAATGTCCCGGCTTAACCAGGGATTATTGTTATTGGCCAAGATTGAAAACCAGCAGTTCACCGGGCAGGAGGATCTCGATCTTTGGGAACTTGCGCTGAACAAACTGAAAGATTTCGAGGATATTCTGCAGCACAAGGATATCCTGCTGACGGTACAATCGACCGGGAGTTTCAGAAAGGTAATGTCGCCGGCATTGGCCGAAATTTTATTGACCAACCTGATCAACAATGCAATCAGGCATAATTATCCCGGCGGGAAACTGCTGCTGGAATCGGGAACCGATTATCTGCTTGTGAGCAATACAGGGAATCCGCTGAAAAGCGACCCGGAGCGGCTGTTTGAGCGGTTCAAGAAGGAATCGGCGGGGGCTGAATCGCTCGGGCTGGGGCTGGCTATCGTGAAGCAGATCTGTGACAGTTGTGATTTACGGATCTCGTACAGGTACGAGGAACCCATACATTCGATCAAAATTACGGGGTAG
- a CDS encoding thioredoxin-like domain-containing protein yields MKHINILILTLFWTAFSRGSYAQNTANITLTAPKQMPVTVTLVLEDVHFHPNLGTGLADAKLDAVASVNFADKTSEKTVIQLNEPKMMRLQYSGGSVNKTWMLFMQPGDDLVINVAENADVTFTGKNANYQTFLKNYFLENQYQYLPVFGYKPSQIDNKSVVQQSDSLKKVRLDAFEKFKMANPVVPAFEAYVLATTATEPSLTRQLVQEKIMRRNRVAKLDAAQRKELEDFTLTDFKIQPDDALLSQAYRDELRNWALIPSTRKFPLESATRYEISPEALKNVYAFSKEKLADYPKQKEYLATYWLNYAATAIPNVETAKTLLADYEATFPQSPYTEYISKLIQTKEALQPGAVIPDITLLNTDSTAVTVSSLQGKPVCMVFSFSIGQHEPGLKVLEDKYADKVTFAYVSVASGIPLSTWKQYVKTRPTAKHLWASDENIEVLKEKYGIDIRYPFLVIDGAGKIVNRWIPQEFPNNQTLEAELQKVAK; encoded by the coding sequence ATGAAACACATAAACATTCTGATCCTCACACTATTCTGGACCGCATTCAGCCGGGGCTCCTACGCGCAGAATACCGCCAATATCACCCTCACCGCTCCCAAACAGATGCCAGTGACGGTTACGCTGGTGCTGGAAGATGTACATTTTCACCCCAATCTGGGCACCGGCCTTGCCGACGCCAAACTGGATGCGGTAGCGTCGGTCAATTTCGCCGATAAAACTTCCGAAAAAACGGTGATCCAGCTCAACGAACCCAAAATGATGCGCCTGCAATACAGCGGCGGCAGTGTGAACAAAACCTGGATGCTTTTCATGCAACCCGGCGACGACCTGGTAATCAACGTCGCTGAGAATGCGGATGTGACATTTACCGGTAAGAATGCGAATTATCAAACGTTTTTAAAAAACTACTTTCTTGAAAATCAATACCAGTACCTGCCCGTTTTTGGCTACAAGCCGTCGCAAATCGATAACAAAAGCGTGGTTCAGCAGAGCGACAGCCTGAAAAAAGTACGGCTCGACGCGTTCGAGAAATTCAAAATGGCCAATCCGGTCGTGCCGGCGTTCGAAGCTTACGTGCTCGCTACAACCGCGACGGAACCTTCGCTCACCCGCCAGCTGGTTCAGGAAAAGATCATGCGCCGCAACAGGGTGGCCAAACTGGATGCCGCCCAACGGAAAGAGCTGGAAGATTTTACCCTGACGGATTTCAAAATCCAGCCCGACGACGCATTGCTCAGCCAGGCCTACCGCGACGAGCTCCGTAACTGGGCGTTGATACCTTCCACCCGCAAATTCCCGCTCGAATCGGCTACCCGTTACGAGATCAGCCCGGAAGCACTGAAGAACGTTTACGCATTCAGCAAGGAAAAACTGGCCGACTATCCGAAACAAAAAGAATACCTGGCTACCTACTGGCTGAATTACGCCGCTACCGCGATTCCGAATGTCGAAACGGCCAAAACGTTGCTGGCCGATTACGAAGCCACATTCCCGCAGTCGCCTTACACCGAATACATTTCCAAACTGATCCAGACCAAAGAAGCGCTGCAACCCGGTGCAGTCATTCCTGATATTACTTTGCTTAATACGGACAGCACGGCTGTAACGGTGTCGTCATTGCAGGGCAAGCCGGTTTGTATGGTGTTTTCGTTCAGCATAGGTCAGCACGAGCCGGGATTGAAGGTTCTGGAAGATAAATATGCGGACAAGGTGACATTCGCCTACGTTTCCGTCGCGTCGGGTATTCCGCTTTCGACCTGGAAACAATATGTAAAAACACGCCCGACCGCCAAACATTTGTGGGCTTCGGATGAGAATATCGAGGTTTTGAAAGAGAAATACGGGATCGACATCCGGTACCCGTTCCTGGTGATCGACGGTGCGGGCAAGATCGTGAACCGCTGGATTCCACAGGAGTTCCCGAACAACCAGACGCTGGAAGCTGAGTTGCAAAAAGTTGCCAAATAG
- a CDS encoding FAD-linked oxidase C-terminal domain-containing protein — protein MTRISPFQFNTLRARFEGELYFDNSTLHAAQRTVYATDASVYQEMPVAVALPKTVEDIRALIDFAKTNKVTLIPRAAGTSLAGQVVGNGVVVDISKHFREILEVNAEEKWVRVQPGVIRDDLNKHLAPYGLLFGPETSTASRAMIGGMIGNNSCGLHSITWGATRDHLLEVKVLLSDGSEAVFNEQTVAEFTKEIREKQVKGQRLQSILAGMFGLISNPIDQDLIKKQFPKPTVTRRNSGYALDALVRNFEKGNINLCNLIAGSEGTLCFVTEAKLALVDVPPAAVGVVCVHTHSLAEALHANRVAMQHDPKASELVDKYIMDFTKNHKVYSQNRFFMQGDPAAMLMVEFWGIAKEEVEQKAAALIARLKTEGLGYAYPLLFGDDANKAWDIRKAGLGLIRNLPGDTQPVNLIEDCAVAVEDLPAYIEELAVLLEKHGLHASYYAHAGAGELHVEPMINLKTSEGKQQFRDVLADTAALVKKYNGALSGEHGDGRLRGEFIPYMMGEEVYEMFRQVKRIWDPEGVFNANKIVDTPPMNEFLRYGQDKPNPHIDTVFDFSRQEGMLRLAEKCSGSGDCRKTELTGGTMCPSYMATRSERDTTRARANILRQYLTPETAPATSQEMVKEVLDLCLSCKGCKSECPSSVDIGKMKAEFTQRYYETHGAPMRSRLIANFSGQMRLASIAPWAFNGVFGTPALRRIANKMVGFHPERSMPKLDSETLKTWWQKHQRNKQAAAPHSRRVYLFCDEFTNYNDAEVGKKAVLLLEKLGYEVIIPEHVESGRSFLSKGFVKEAQKLAIRNVDLLKDKITYDTPLIGIEPSAVLSFRDEYIDLVSESERTNAQKIAENALLFEEFIAREIDEKRILKSAFIARNQLIKLHGHCHQKALSTLTAAKKALQLPENYHVQLIPSGCCGMAGSFGYEDEHFEVSMRIGELVLFPTVRQQPEDVIIAAAGTSCRHQIKDGTGRRAMHPVEILYDALIK, from the coding sequence ATGACCCGCATTTCACCATTCCAGTTCAATACCCTCCGCGCCCGGTTTGAGGGGGAGTTGTATTTTGATAATTCCACGCTGCATGCTGCACAGCGTACGGTTTATGCCACAGATGCGTCTGTTTACCAGGAAATGCCGGTTGCCGTGGCTTTGCCTAAAACCGTGGAGGATATCCGCGCACTCATCGATTTCGCAAAAACCAACAAGGTGACGCTGATTCCCCGCGCCGCAGGAACGTCGCTGGCGGGGCAGGTGGTGGGAAATGGCGTGGTGGTCGATATTTCAAAGCATTTCAGGGAAATACTCGAAGTGAATGCGGAGGAGAAATGGGTACGCGTGCAACCGGGGGTAATCCGCGACGACCTGAACAAACACCTGGCACCCTATGGCCTGCTTTTCGGACCGGAAACTTCCACAGCCAGCCGGGCGATGATCGGCGGGATGATCGGGAACAACTCCTGCGGGCTGCATTCCATCACCTGGGGCGCCACGCGCGACCATTTGCTGGAAGTGAAGGTGCTGCTTTCCGACGGCTCGGAAGCGGTCTTTAACGAGCAAACCGTCGCTGAATTCACAAAGGAAATCCGCGAAAAGCAGGTCAAAGGCCAGCGCCTGCAATCCATTCTGGCGGGGATGTTCGGACTGATCTCCAACCCCATCGACCAGGATTTGATCAAAAAACAGTTTCCCAAACCAACTGTTACCCGCCGTAACTCGGGCTATGCGCTCGACGCGTTGGTCAGGAATTTTGAAAAAGGAAATATCAACCTCTGTAACCTCATAGCAGGTTCGGAAGGGACATTATGCTTTGTTACGGAGGCCAAACTTGCATTGGTAGACGTTCCGCCGGCTGCCGTGGGCGTTGTTTGTGTGCATACCCATTCGCTCGCGGAAGCGCTTCACGCGAACCGCGTGGCCATGCAGCATGATCCGAAGGCATCGGAGCTCGTGGATAAATACATTATGGACTTCACCAAAAACCATAAGGTATATTCTCAAAACCGGTTTTTTATGCAGGGAGATCCGGCAGCGATGCTGATGGTGGAGTTCTGGGGTATCGCCAAAGAAGAAGTGGAACAAAAAGCCGCGGCATTGATCGCCCGGCTGAAAACGGAGGGACTGGGATATGCCTATCCGTTATTGTTCGGAGACGATGCCAACAAGGCCTGGGACATTCGGAAAGCCGGCCTCGGGCTGATCCGCAACCTGCCGGGCGATACCCAGCCGGTGAACCTGATCGAGGATTGTGCGGTGGCCGTGGAGGATTTGCCCGCATATATCGAAGAATTGGCGGTTTTGCTCGAAAAACACGGCTTGCACGCGTCGTACTACGCACATGCGGGCGCGGGCGAGCTGCACGTGGAGCCGATGATCAATCTCAAAACGAGTGAAGGTAAGCAGCAATTCCGCGATGTACTGGCCGATACGGCCGCGCTGGTGAAGAAATATAACGGCGCATTGTCGGGCGAGCATGGAGATGGCCGCTTGCGCGGGGAGTTTATTCCCTATATGATGGGCGAGGAAGTGTACGAAATGTTCAGGCAGGTGAAGCGCATCTGGGACCCGGAGGGCGTTTTCAATGCGAACAAGATCGTGGATACGCCGCCGATGAACGAATTTCTGCGATATGGCCAGGATAAACCGAACCCGCACATCGACACCGTCTTTGATTTTTCAAGGCAGGAAGGCATGCTTCGCCTGGCCGAAAAATGCAGCGGCTCGGGCGATTGCCGCAAAACCGAACTGACGGGGGGAACGATGTGCCCCAGCTACATGGCCACACGCAGCGAGCGCGACACCACACGCGCCCGGGCGAATATCCTGCGGCAATATCTCACGCCCGAAACTGCCCCGGCTACCAGCCAGGAAATGGTGAAGGAGGTGCTCGACCTTTGCCTTTCGTGCAAAGGCTGCAAATCGGAATGCCCTTCGAGTGTGGACATCGGTAAAATGAAGGCCGAGTTTACGCAGCGATATTACGAAACCCACGGTGCGCCGATGCGTAGCAGGCTGATCGCTAATTTTTCCGGACAAATGAGACTGGCGTCGATCGCGCCCTGGGCTTTCAACGGCGTTTTCGGGACGCCCGCATTGCGGAGAATCGCGAACAAAATGGTCGGTTTCCACCCTGAACGTTCGATGCCGAAACTCGACAGCGAGACGCTGAAAACGTGGTGGCAAAAGCATCAGCGAAACAAGCAGGCCGCCGCGCCGCATTCGCGCAGGGTGTATCTCTTTTGTGACGAGTTTACCAATTATAATGACGCGGAAGTAGGCAAGAAAGCCGTATTACTGCTTGAAAAGCTTGGATACGAGGTTATTATCCCCGAGCATGTGGAATCGGGGCGTTCCTTTTTGTCGAAGGGATTTGTAAAGGAAGCGCAAAAACTCGCGATCCGGAATGTGGATTTGTTGAAGGATAAAATCACTTATGATACGCCGCTGATCGGCATCGAGCCGTCGGCCGTTCTGTCGTTCCGGGACGAATACATCGATCTGGTGAGTGAAAGCGAGCGTACGAATGCACAAAAGATCGCGGAGAACGCGTTGCTTTTCGAGGAATTTATAGCACGGGAAATAGATGAAAAACGCATTCTGAAAAGCGCTTTTATTGCAAGAAACCAGCTGATCAAGCTGCACGGGCATTGCCATCAGAAAGCACTTTCGACTTTAACGGCTGCTAAGAAAGCATTGCAATTGCCAGAGAATTACCATGTTCAGCTCATTCCATCGGGTTGTTGCGGAATGGCCGGGTCGTTCGGGTACGAGGATGAGCATTTCGAGGTATCGATGCGAATAGGGGAATTGGTGTTGTTCCCAACCGTCCGCCAACAGCCGGAGGATGTGATCATCGCGGCTGCCGGGACGAGTTGCCGCCATCAGATCAAGGATGGCACCGGGCGCAGGGCAATGCACCCGGTCGAGATTTTATACGATGCATTGATCAAATAA
- a CDS encoding SusD/RagB family nutrient-binding outer membrane lipoprotein, producing MKSIIHSFKSKILLAVSVVCLSACTGDFDEINTNNNSAATGTADLFLPHGIQSAVDLYWGGSIGQDIGDGFSQHWARIQYTDIDQYTVSADVYTTGWQTLYIESLADFQRIMKISEESGNTNYKAVAMVMRSWVFLLLTDIYGDIPYTDALQGLDDKLLPKYDAQKNVYAGIIAELKTANDLIDINDKNKAIAGDILFNGNLSKWKKFANSLSLRVLARMIDKADAPIDVKSEITRILSDAAKYPVMESVADNIQLNYLDATNNNNPVNQNRKTRDDHRVSATLVNKLAALNDGRLAVYANKPADGGDYKGVPNGLSSSDANALGLSKTSKVGDYFVAATAPGVIMSYAELLFLKAEFAYKGIAAAGTAAKNYADGITASFAQYKLTVPEAYLTANALKPGAEAFTQIMEQKWIALFGQGVEAWTEFRRTGIPALVPPVLNTNGNVIPTRLPYPGSEESLNYDNFSAALTAQGGKNDMKMKLWFAK from the coding sequence ATGAAAAGCATCATACATTCATTCAAATCCAAAATATTGCTGGCAGTGTCGGTCGTTTGCCTGTCGGCCTGCACGGGTGATTTCGACGAAATCAATACCAACAATAACAGCGCCGCCACCGGCACGGCCGACCTTTTCCTGCCGCACGGCATCCAGAGTGCCGTGGATTTGTATTGGGGCGGCTCTATCGGCCAGGACATTGGCGACGGTTTCTCGCAGCACTGGGCACGCATTCAGTACACGGACATCGACCAATACACCGTTTCGGCGGACGTTTACACGACCGGCTGGCAAACGCTCTATATCGAGTCACTGGCTGACTTTCAACGGATCATGAAGATTTCGGAGGAATCGGGCAATACCAATTACAAGGCCGTGGCGATGGTCATGCGCTCGTGGGTATTCCTGCTGCTGACCGACATTTACGGCGATATTCCCTACACCGACGCGTTGCAGGGCCTGGACGACAAACTTTTGCCCAAATACGATGCGCAAAAGAATGTGTATGCCGGCATTATCGCGGAACTGAAAACGGCCAACGATCTCATCGACATCAACGACAAGAACAAGGCCATCGCCGGGGATATTCTTTTCAATGGCAACCTCTCGAAATGGAAGAAATTCGCCAACTCGCTAAGCCTCCGCGTCCTCGCACGCATGATCGACAAGGCCGATGCGCCGATCGATGTCAAATCGGAGATTACCCGCATTCTGAGTGATGCCGCGAAATATCCTGTGATGGAATCTGTCGCCGACAATATCCAGCTCAATTACCTCGATGCGACCAACAACAATAACCCCGTTAACCAGAACCGCAAAACCCGCGACGACCACCGCGTAAGCGCGACGCTGGTGAATAAACTGGCAGCATTGAACGACGGCCGGCTGGCCGTTTATGCCAACAAGCCCGCCGACGGCGGCGATTACAAAGGCGTTCCGAACGGACTTTCGTCGTCCGACGCCAATGCGCTGGGACTTTCAAAAACTTCGAAAGTGGGCGATTACTTCGTGGCCGCAACGGCCCCGGGCGTGATCATGAGCTACGCAGAATTGCTCTTCCTGAAAGCGGAATTCGCCTACAAAGGCATCGCGGCGGCCGGTACTGCAGCGAAAAATTACGCCGATGGCATCACCGCTTCCTTTGCACAATACAAACTTACCGTCCCCGAGGCTTATCTGACGGCCAATGCATTAAAACCGGGTGCAGAGGCATTTACCCAGATCATGGAACAGAAATGGATCGCGCTCTTCGGCCAGGGTGTAGAGGCCTGGACTGAGTTCCGGCGGACCGGCATACCAGCCCTTGTTCCTCCTGTTTTGAATACCAATGGAAATGTGATCCCGACGCGGCTGCCGTACCCCGGCTCCGAGGAATCGCTGAATTACGATAATTTTTCGGCGGCGCTCACCGCCCAGGGGGGCAAAAACGACATGAAAATGAAACTTTGGTTTGCAAAATAA
- a CDS encoding SusC/RagA family TonB-linked outer membrane protein yields the protein MNDGVDESWGPKLDGRLLPQFDSPIAADGTRTPTPWIAHPDNVDKFYETGRTLTNNVAVTGANDKGDFRLSFTDLDQTGILPNTNYKRRTVSLNAGWNLTKKLSIRATGNYVNDGSDNRNNFGLYFIWFGRQVDMDKLKNYHKPGSIYQYNWNDNYWTNPYYLLNESTRANERDRLYGNLSATYKFTDWLSLTARTGTDFYEDRRKTKTAARQAKIGASALYDAYNEEQIFVRESNSDFLLNATHKFGEFDITANIGGNHRSNYAQRNYMGATELAIPRVYNMGNSRQRPVTENSFIRKTVNSLYAAANLGFRNYLFVDLTARNDWSSSLPSDNRSYFYPSAAVSAIITDIFDIKSAILSFAKLRAGWARVGNDTDPYRLASTYKYENPWGSTPSLSENNALLNANLKPELTSSYEIGTDIRLWQNRIGLDITYYKKVSSNQILDVNISNATGYLSKLLNAGKIENQGIEIQLTASPVKTEAFEWEVGLNWARNKNKVVSLANNLTTYQLNTSYNPLTQTTSTNSFRGLSVEARVGQPYGTFFGKGFQRAPDGQIVYDAQGYPVLDPVSRVLGNFTPDWIGGFSNTFRYKNLSLSTLIDVKHGGDIFSQSINIGRYTGVLEETTLGREDGIIGQGVVNIGTTAAPEYVPNEKRISSEEYHHKYYLLTNNENTIFDASYVKLREVKLTYMLPGQVFKKLPFRDIAISVVGRNLALLKSNLPHIDPETSYYNDGNLQGIENGQIPTTRTVGFNISFNL from the coding sequence GTGAACGACGGCGTCGATGAGAGCTGGGGCCCGAAACTCGACGGCCGGCTGCTGCCTCAGTTCGATTCCCCGATCGCTGCGGACGGAACCCGCACACCTACGCCATGGATCGCGCACCCGGATAATGTCGACAAATTCTATGAAACCGGCCGCACACTCACCAACAACGTGGCTGTTACCGGAGCGAACGATAAAGGCGATTTCCGTCTTTCGTTCACCGATCTGGATCAGACCGGTATCCTTCCGAATACCAATTACAAAAGAAGGACAGTTTCATTGAATGCGGGCTGGAACCTGACTAAAAAGTTGAGCATCCGGGCCACAGGCAACTATGTAAATGACGGCAGCGACAACCGCAACAACTTCGGGTTGTACTTCATCTGGTTCGGCCGCCAGGTGGATATGGATAAATTGAAAAACTACCACAAACCGGGCAGCATTTACCAATACAACTGGAACGATAACTACTGGACCAACCCCTATTACCTGCTCAACGAGAGCACCCGCGCCAATGAACGCGACAGGCTGTACGGCAACCTCTCGGCCACTTACAAGTTCACCGACTGGCTAAGCCTCACCGCCCGCACCGGGACCGACTTTTACGAAGACCGCCGCAAGACGAAAACCGCCGCGCGCCAGGCAAAAATAGGCGCATCGGCATTGTATGACGCCTATAATGAGGAGCAAATCTTCGTCCGCGAATCCAATTCGGATTTTCTTTTGAATGCGACGCACAAATTCGGGGAGTTCGATATTACGGCGAACATCGGGGGCAACCACCGCAGCAATTACGCGCAACGCAACTACATGGGCGCGACCGAGCTCGCGATCCCGCGTGTGTACAACATGGGTAACTCGCGCCAGCGCCCGGTTACGGAGAACAGTTTTATCCGAAAAACCGTGAATAGCCTCTACGCCGCCGCCAACCTCGGCTTCCGGAACTATCTCTTCGTGGACCTGACGGCCCGGAACGACTGGTCGAGCTCGCTGCCCAGCGATAACCGCTCGTATTTTTACCCATCCGCGGCTGTAAGCGCGATTATTACCGATATTTTCGATATAAAATCCGCTATTCTTTCTTTCGCCAAGCTCCGCGCGGGCTGGGCGCGCGTGGGGAACGACACCGACCCTTACCGTTTGGCAAGTACTTACAAATACGAAAATCCCTGGGGCAGCACGCCCAGCCTCTCCGAAAACAATGCATTGCTGAATGCGAACCTGAAACCCGAGCTTACCTCTTCTTATGAGATCGGAACGGATATCCGCTTGTGGCAAAACCGGATCGGCCTGGACATTACTTACTATAAAAAGGTCTCTTCGAACCAGATCCTCGATGTGAATATTTCGAACGCAACCGGTTATTTGTCCAAACTCCTGAATGCCGGCAAGATCGAAAACCAGGGGATCGAAATTCAACTGACCGCATCACCCGTCAAAACAGAGGCGTTCGAATGGGAAGTCGGCCTGAATTGGGCTCGGAACAAGAACAAGGTGGTTTCGCTGGCCAATAACCTGACGACCTATCAGTTGAATACCAGCTACAACCCATTGACGCAGACGACTTCTACCAACAGCTTCCGGGGGCTGTCGGTGGAAGCGCGCGTGGGCCAGCCCTACGGCACGTTCTTCGGAAAAGGCTTTCAGCGGGCCCCGGACGGCCAGATCGTTTACGACGCACAGGGTTATCCGGTACTGGACCCGGTCAGCCGTGTTTTGGGCAACTTCACGCCCGACTGGATCGGCGGCTTCTCGAATACATTCCGCTATAAGAACCTGTCGCTAAGCACGTTGATCGACGTGAAACATGGTGGCGACATATTCTCCCAATCGATCAATATCGGCCGGTACACCGGGGTTTTGGAAGAAACGACGCTGGGACGCGAGGACGGTATTATCGGCCAGGGTGTGGTCAATATCGGCACGACGGCGGCACCGGAATACGTACCTAACGAAAAACGCATCAGCTCCGAAGAATACCACCACAAATATTACCTGCTGACCAACAATGAAAACACCATTTTCGACGCCAGCTACGTGAAACTTCGCGAGGTGAAACTGACCTATATGCTTCCAGGACAGGTTTTCAAAAAGCTGCCGTTCCGCGACATCGCGATTTCCGTAGTCGGTCGCAACCTCGCGCTCCTGAAAAGCAACCTGCCGCATATCGACCCCGAGACCAGCTACTACAACGACGGTAACCTCCAGGGCATCGAAAACGGCCAGATCCCGACGACCAGAACGGTTGGTTTTAACATCAGCTTCAACCTGTAA